The following are encoded together in the Thermus neutrinimicus genome:
- a CDS encoding endonuclease MutS2 — protein MRDVLEVLEFPKVRALLSERAKTPLGRRLALALAPLSQEEAERRHGLTQEALAYPYALPEAGALEEAYQRALAGARLSGLELLKGAQALEGAIALKEELLPLGNLLSQVAAGIGEHRTFLAKVRKALDEEGAVRDEASPRLFAIRRELKPLRQQILERLYALLDRHPEAVQDRFVTLRRERYCIPVKAGMAQKIPGILLDESESGATLFLEPLSVVKLNNRLQALRLQEEEEVNRILRELSETLAGDGELPGTLEALGLLDLIQAQAALARDLGLTRPRFGEAYQLSQAFHPLIPNPVPNSLSLDGERRLILVSGPNMGGKTALLKTLGLAVLMAQSGLFVAAKGATLAWPDRVFADIGDEQSLQENLSTFAGHLRRLKEMLQDATARSLVLIDELGSGTDPEEGAALSQAILEALLEKGVKGLVTTHLSPLKAFAQGRRGIQNASMRFDLEGLRPTYELVLGVPGRSYALAIARRLSLPEAVLKRAESLLPQGGRLEALLEELEAERLRLEEERSRLLSQMAQVEALRKRLEEREARFEEERAQRLKALEEEVRQKLLKVEAELKALKEKAKTQGKKDALRELLALRERYTRSTPTGAVEVPRGLEAGQMVEIPSLKRQGRLLELRGEEALVQVGPVKMTVKARELTPLKAQETPKALGLKPRREVKEVDLRGLTVEEALLEVDHALEEARSLGLPTLRLLHGKGTGALRQAIREALRRDKRVETFADAPPHEGGHGVTVVVLRG, from the coding sequence GTGCGGGATGTCCTCGAGGTCCTGGAGTTCCCCAAGGTCCGCGCCCTCCTATCGGAAAGGGCCAAGACCCCCTTGGGGCGAAGGCTGGCCTTGGCCCTTGCCCCCCTCTCCCAGGAGGAGGCAGAAAGGCGCCACGGGCTAACCCAGGAAGCCCTGGCCTATCCCTACGCCCTTCCCGAGGCGGGCGCCCTCGAGGAGGCCTACCAAAGGGCCCTGGCGGGGGCTAGGCTTTCGGGCCTGGAACTCCTCAAGGGAGCCCAAGCCCTGGAGGGGGCCATAGCCCTCAAGGAGGAGCTCCTTCCCCTAGGGAACCTCCTGAGCCAGGTGGCGGCGGGCATCGGGGAGCACAGGACCTTCCTCGCCAAGGTGAGAAAGGCCCTGGACGAGGAAGGGGCCGTGCGGGACGAGGCAAGCCCTAGGCTTTTCGCCATCCGCCGGGAGCTAAAACCCCTGCGCCAGCAAATCCTGGAGAGGCTCTACGCCCTTTTGGACCGCCACCCCGAGGCGGTCCAGGATCGGTTCGTGACCCTGCGCCGCGAGCGCTACTGCATCCCGGTGAAGGCGGGTATGGCCCAGAAAATCCCCGGCATCCTCCTGGACGAGTCCGAGTCCGGGGCCACCCTTTTCCTAGAGCCCCTCTCCGTGGTGAAGCTGAATAACCGCCTCCAGGCCCTGCGCCTTCAGGAGGAGGAGGAGGTAAACCGCATCCTGCGGGAGCTTTCCGAGACCCTAGCGGGGGATGGGGAACTGCCCGGCACCCTCGAGGCCCTGGGCCTTCTGGACCTCATCCAGGCCCAGGCGGCCCTGGCCCGGGATCTGGGGCTTACCCGGCCCCGCTTCGGGGAGGCCTACCAGCTTTCCCAAGCCTTCCACCCCCTCATCCCCAATCCCGTCCCCAACTCCCTTTCCCTGGACGGGGAAAGGCGCCTCATCCTGGTCTCCGGCCCCAACATGGGGGGGAAGACCGCCCTCCTAAAAACCCTGGGCCTGGCGGTGCTCATGGCCCAGTCGGGGCTTTTCGTGGCCGCCAAGGGGGCCACCCTGGCCTGGCCTGACAGGGTCTTCGCCGACATCGGCGACGAGCAGTCCCTTCAGGAAAACCTCTCCACCTTCGCCGGGCACTTGAGAAGGCTAAAGGAGATGCTCCAAGACGCCACGGCCCGGAGCCTGGTCCTCATCGACGAGCTGGGCAGTGGCACCGACCCCGAGGAGGGAGCCGCCCTTTCCCAAGCCATCCTGGAAGCCCTCCTGGAAAAAGGGGTCAAGGGCTTGGTCACCACCCACCTCTCCCCCCTGAAGGCCTTCGCCCAGGGGCGAAGGGGCATCCAAAACGCCTCCATGCGCTTTGACCTGGAGGGCTTGCGCCCCACCTACGAGCTGGTCCTGGGGGTGCCAGGGCGGAGCTACGCCTTGGCCATCGCCAGGAGGCTTTCCCTGCCCGAGGCGGTGCTGAAGCGGGCGGAAAGCCTTCTGCCCCAAGGGGGAAGGCTGGAGGCCCTCCTGGAGGAGCTGGAGGCGGAAAGGTTGCGCCTAGAGGAGGAGCGAAGCCGGCTCCTTTCCCAGATGGCCCAGGTGGAGGCCCTAAGGAAACGCCTGGAGGAGCGGGAAGCCCGCTTTGAGGAGGAGCGGGCGCAAAGGCTCAAGGCCCTGGAGGAGGAGGTCCGTCAGAAGCTCCTCAAGGTGGAAGCGGAACTCAAGGCCCTCAAGGAAAAGGCCAAAACCCAGGGGAAAAAGGATGCCCTGAGGGAGCTTCTAGCCCTGAGGGAACGGTACACCAGGAGCACACCCACGGGTGCCGTGGAGGTGCCTAGGGGCCTCGAGGCGGGGCAGATGGTGGAGATCCCCTCCCTGAAGCGCCAGGGAAGGCTTCTGGAGCTGAGGGGAGAGGAGGCCTTGGTCCAGGTGGGCCCGGTGAAGATGACGGTGAAGGCCAGGGAACTCACCCCCCTCAAGGCCCAGGAAACCCCCAAGGCCCTCGGCCTAAAGCCGCGAAGGGAGGTAAAGGAGGTGGACCTCAGGGGGCTTACCGTGGAGGAAGCCCTCTTGGAGGTGGACCACGCCCTGGAGGAGGCCCGCTCCTTGGGCCTTCCCACC
- a CDS encoding glycoside hydrolase family 13 protein, whose protein sequence is MAHYHDLEHLHPPLPELGEEVSFFLETEAKEGLFLYEKDGEIHKKPMHRAQGGLRVRLAVHTSPFRYCFLLPEGYVGSHGLEKTLPRYDRFFHLLAGPLPPWWALGTVYYQIFPDRFRQGRKELAPKDGEWLLMGKPIRKKAWNEPPGPEGAWEFYGGDLWGILEALPYLESLGVETLYLTPIFQSPSSHRYDTEDYLRVDPHLGGEEALEALFQALEKRGMRLVLDGVFNHVGATHPWFQRALKDPKSPERGMFSFNPDGSYAAFWGIKSMPKLDYASPLTQERLVYGRRAPIRYWMRLAHGFRLDVAHSIGEGGTNRKNARWLRALARAAKEERPEAVVFGELSYDATPTLRAHTLDGAMHYAGFAHPVMEWLSGRDVHGRHVHLDAQEAWEVLWDHYQALPVQLRHSMYTLLSSHDIPRALWRLKGDVGRFQLAYALLFAFPGSPAIYYGDEVGLSQPNPHARWQGDPYCRAPFPWDEGAWNHEVLSLIRRLAHLKRTHPVLRLGGLLPLEAGKGVLAFKRRYRGQEVWAFFAPGGARITLPRGLDLLAEKEVEGEMEASYLLFQPL, encoded by the coding sequence GTGGCCCACTACCACGACCTGGAGCACCTCCATCCCCCCCTGCCAGAGCTGGGGGAGGAGGTGAGCTTTTTCCTGGAAACCGAGGCGAAGGAGGGGCTTTTCCTCTACGAAAAGGACGGGGAGATCCACAAAAAACCCATGCACCGGGCCCAAGGAGGCCTAAGGGTGCGACTTGCCGTGCACACAAGCCCTTTTCGCTATTGCTTCCTCCTGCCCGAGGGCTATGTGGGAAGCCACGGCCTGGAAAAAACCCTCCCCCGCTACGACCGCTTCTTCCACCTCCTGGCGGGGCCCCTTCCCCCCTGGTGGGCCCTGGGCACGGTCTATTACCAGATCTTCCCCGATCGCTTCCGCCAGGGGCGGAAGGAACTCGCCCCCAAGGACGGGGAATGGCTTCTCATGGGCAAGCCCATCCGCAAAAAGGCCTGGAACGAACCCCCGGGCCCGGAAGGGGCTTGGGAGTTCTACGGGGGGGATCTTTGGGGCATTCTGGAGGCCCTCCCCTACCTGGAAAGCCTAGGGGTGGAAACCCTTTACCTGACGCCCATCTTCCAAAGCCCAAGCAGCCACCGCTACGACACGGAGGACTACCTTCGGGTGGACCCCCACCTGGGAGGAGAAGAGGCCCTGGAAGCCCTCTTCCAGGCCTTGGAAAAGAGGGGCATGCGCCTGGTGCTGGATGGCGTCTTCAACCATGTGGGGGCCACCCACCCTTGGTTTCAAAGGGCCCTAAAGGACCCCAAAAGCCCAGAGCGGGGCATGTTCAGCTTTAATCCCGATGGCTCCTACGCCGCCTTCTGGGGGATAAAGTCCATGCCCAAGCTGGACTATGCCTCCCCCCTCACCCAGGAGCGCCTCGTCTATGGCCGGCGGGCCCCCATCCGCTACTGGATGCGCCTGGCCCACGGCTTCAGGCTGGATGTGGCCCACTCCATCGGGGAAGGGGGGACGAACCGCAAGAATGCCCGCTGGCTTCGGGCCTTAGCCCGGGCCGCTAAGGAGGAAAGGCCCGAGGCCGTGGTCTTCGGGGAACTCTCCTACGACGCCACCCCCACCCTAAGGGCCCATACCCTGGATGGGGCCATGCACTATGCGGGCTTCGCCCACCCCGTGATGGAGTGGCTTTCCGGAAGGGATGTGCACGGACGCCACGTCCACCTGGATGCCCAGGAGGCCTGGGAGGTCCTCTGGGACCACTACCAGGCCCTGCCCGTGCAGCTTCGGCACAGCATGTACACCCTCCTCTCTTCCCACGACATCCCCCGCGCCCTTTGGCGGCTTAAGGGGGATGTGGGACGGTTCCAGCTGGCCTACGCCCTCCTCTTCGCCTTCCCGGGAAGCCCCGCCATCTACTACGGGGACGAGGTGGGCCTTTCCCAACCCAACCCCCACGCAAGGTGGCAAGGAGACCCCTACTGCCGGGCCCCCTTCCCCTGGGACGAAGGCGCATGGAACCACGAGGTCTTGAGCCTCATCCGCAGGCTGGCCCACCTCAAGCGCACCCACCCTGTCCTGCGCCTGGGAGGGCTTCTCCCCCTCGAGGCCGGCAAAGGGGTGTTGGCCTTCAAAAGGCGGTACCGGGGCCAGGAGGTCTGGGCCTTTTTCGCCCCCGGAGGGGCGAGAATCACCCTCCCTCGCGGCCTAGACCTCCTGGCTGAGAAGGAGGTGGAAGGGGAGATGGAGGCCTCGTACCTCCTCTTCCAGCCTTTATAA
- a CDS encoding sugar ABC transporter permease encodes MRRLLFLLLFGLGLYGAYWFAAHRLFDEGSYRKQVAFGSVFVPYGWAYALGILLGLVLLVLLYSLVYTALLNRLQGRKRSPWPLFRQGVTHLFLWVLILLVYYPVVQVVAASFDPTNNLFSFRRPDTGFLLLDAKVIPYVPNPSLENYAKLVEGVVLYPYQVGLLLLGGLALLAVAFIGLLRRLSTPGDWMDLWQGRALLLLALSVFALALTLSPKQFTGKGTEAKFLLWVRNTFLISGLTGLLAVLLTATAGYAFARFRHLPGRYPMLLFFIFVQMFPGFLALVAIYYLLSRLDLLNTFTGLVLAYSGGIISFGTWVYKGYLESISPSLEEAAMVDGATKWQVFTKILLPLSAPMFVFIFLLQFVGTYSEFVLANLVLTGVESWNVGVGLRSFTTGQFQTKWGIFAAASVLGSLPILFLFYGFQQYFVSGYTAGAVKE; translated from the coding sequence ATGCGGCGGCTTCTTTTCCTTCTCCTTTTTGGCCTTGGCCTCTATGGAGCCTACTGGTTCGCGGCCCACCGGCTCTTTGACGAGGGCTCCTACCGCAAACAGGTGGCCTTCGGCAGCGTCTTCGTGCCCTATGGCTGGGCCTATGCCCTGGGCATCCTTTTGGGCCTAGTCCTCCTCGTCCTCCTCTATAGCCTGGTCTATACCGCGCTTTTGAACCGCCTCCAGGGGCGCAAGCGAAGCCCCTGGCCCCTTTTCCGGCAGGGGGTAACCCACCTTTTCCTCTGGGTCCTGATCCTGCTGGTCTACTACCCCGTGGTGCAGGTGGTGGCCGCCAGCTTTGACCCCACCAACAACCTCTTCAGCTTCCGCAGGCCGGACACGGGGTTTCTCCTCTTGGACGCCAAGGTTATCCCCTACGTGCCCAATCCCTCCCTGGAAAACTACGCCAAGCTGGTGGAGGGGGTGGTGCTTTACCCCTACCAGGTGGGCCTTCTCCTCCTTGGGGGGCTCGCCCTTTTGGCCGTGGCCTTCATCGGCCTCCTGAGGCGGCTTTCCACCCCGGGGGACTGGATGGACCTCTGGCAAGGGAGGGCTCTGCTCCTCCTGGCCCTGAGCGTATTCGCCCTGGCCCTTACCCTTTCCCCCAAGCAGTTCACCGGAAAGGGGACGGAGGCCAAGTTCCTGCTGTGGGTGCGCAACACCTTCCTCATCTCCGGGCTCACGGGCCTTTTGGCCGTTTTGCTCACCGCCACCGCTGGCTACGCCTTCGCCCGCTTCCGCCATCTTCCCGGCCGCTACCCCATGCTCCTCTTCTTCATCTTCGTGCAGATGTTCCCCGGATTTCTGGCCTTGGTGGCCATCTACTACCTCCTTTCCCGCCTGGACCTTTTGAACACCTTCACCGGGCTCGTGCTGGCCTACTCCGGGGGGATCATCAGCTTCGGCACCTGGGTGTACAAGGGATACCTAGAAAGCATCAGCCCGAGCCTCGAGGAGGCGGCCATGGTGGACGGGGCCACCAAGTGGCAGGTCTTCACCAAAATCCTCCTCCCCCTTTCCGCCCCCATGTTCGTCTTCATCTTCCTCCTGCAGTTCGTGGGCACCTATTCCGAGTTTGTCCTGGCCAACCTGGTCCTCACGGGGGTGGAGAGCTGGAACGTGGGCGTGGGGCTTCGGAGTTTCACCACCGGCCAGTTCCAGACCAAGTGGGGGATCTTCGCCGCCGCCAGCGTCTTAGGCTCCCTGCCCATCCTCTTCCTCTTTTACGGCTTCCAACAGTACTTCGTCTCCGGGTACACCGCAGGGGCGGTGAAGGAGTAG
- a CDS encoding ABC transporter permease subunit has product MKHPPGLKGFLLALSLLLGLLILSAAVGILGYLALEAYLAPPGWTILVLALLVLVPGALLMGRLFPWLTDWYYFLPALSFLLVFTLYPIALTVYLAFTDYSGARSGFPDRSTETRVVAHQGPRLLLEEAVEEALRCSPCAGETVEVYAEGHRLRARILEAEGNALVLDRTPPFQAAFVAKVNAFRFVGLKNFAFILSQASKALFPVFAWNVAFALTTVLLNALLGLVLGLVLNNKALKLRNFYRTVLIVSWALPGVITVQVFVALLNYNFGAINRLLGVLGIYPIPWLNDPDWAKVAILLVNLWLGFPYMMTATLGALSTIPDELYEAAKVDGATPWQALWGITLPLLEKPMVPILLSSFAFNFNNFYIIYLLTGGGPAQEGRLATAQATDILISWAYKTAFSAEGQSAYGLGAAISLLIFAITVAISLVNFRITGALREVR; this is encoded by the coding sequence ATGAAGCACCCCCCTGGCCTCAAGGGTTTCCTCCTGGCCCTATCCCTCCTTTTGGGCCTACTAATCCTTTCCGCAGCGGTGGGCATCCTGGGGTACCTGGCCCTCGAGGCCTACCTGGCCCCTCCAGGCTGGACCATCCTGGTCCTGGCCCTCCTGGTGCTGGTGCCGGGGGCCCTCCTGATGGGACGCCTTTTTCCCTGGCTTACCGACTGGTACTACTTCCTCCCCGCCCTTTCCTTTCTCTTGGTCTTCACCCTCTACCCCATCGCCCTCACGGTTTACCTGGCCTTCACCGACTACTCGGGGGCCCGAAGCGGCTTCCCCGATCGCTCCACGGAAACCCGGGTGGTGGCGCACCAAGGGCCGCGGCTCCTTCTGGAGGAAGCGGTGGAGGAAGCCCTTCGCTGCAGTCCCTGCGCAGGGGAAACCGTGGAGGTGTACGCCGAGGGGCACCGCCTCCGGGCCAGGATCCTCGAGGCTGAGGGAAACGCCTTGGTCCTGGACCGCACCCCGCCCTTCCAAGCCGCCTTCGTGGCCAAGGTGAACGCCTTCCGCTTCGTGGGCCTTAAAAACTTCGCCTTCATCCTCTCCCAGGCCAGCAAGGCCCTCTTCCCCGTCTTCGCCTGGAACGTGGCCTTCGCCTTAACCACCGTGCTCCTCAATGCCCTTTTGGGCTTGGTGTTGGGCCTTGTCCTCAACAACAAAGCCTTAAAGCTAAGGAACTTCTACCGCACGGTGCTCATCGTTTCCTGGGCGTTGCCGGGGGTGATCACCGTGCAGGTCTTTGTGGCCCTTCTCAACTACAACTTTGGGGCCATCAACCGCCTTCTTGGGGTTTTGGGCATCTACCCCATTCCCTGGCTCAACGACCCCGACTGGGCCAAGGTGGCCATCCTCCTGGTGAACCTCTGGCTGGGCTTCCCCTACATGATGACCGCCACCTTGGGAGCCCTTTCCACCATCCCCGATGAGCTCTATGAGGCCGCTAAGGTGGATGGAGCCACCCCCTGGCAGGCCCTATGGGGCATCACCCTGCCCCTTCTGGAAAAGCCCATGGTACCCATCCTCCTCTCCTCCTTTGCCTTCAACTTCAACAACTTCTACATCATCTACCTCCTCACCGGTGGGGGGCCTGCCCAGGAAGGCCGCTTGGCCACAGCCCAGGCCACGGACATCCTCATCTCCTGGGCCTACAAAACCGCCTTCAGCGCGGAGGGGCAGTCCGCCTACGGCCTAGGGGCGGCCATCAGCCTTCTCATCTTCGCCATCACCGTGGCCATCAGCCTGGTGAACTTCCGCATCACCGGAGCCCTGAGGGAGGTGAGGTAG
- a CDS encoding maltose ABC transporter substrate-binding protein, with the protein MKRALAALALGLSLALAQGKITVWTHFGGPELEWLKAQAQAYEKTSGTKVEVVEVPFGDIKQKFILGAPQGQAADLLVSIPHDWLGEMAQAGVLEPMGKYVTQSYLSDLQSVAVEAFTFGGKLMGLPAFAESVALIYNKKYVKEPPKTWEEFLSLAQRLTTGSTFGFLYNIGDPYFNFGFFRAFGAENVFAKDAKGNLDPSKLLIGGEVGEKALGFIKDLRFRYNLVPEGVDYGVADGAFKDGALAMIINGPWALGDYKKAKIDFGIAPFPTPPGAKNPWGPFLGVQGVVVNAYSKNKTAAVNFAKTLVTGKNLVSFNQAGGRIPVSKSAAKTLEKDPVVAGFSKVFAQGTPMPNIPEMGKVWGPWANAISLAIQRPDSNMKKIVEDMVAEIRKAIGR; encoded by the coding sequence ATGAAACGAGCACTGGCAGCACTGGCCCTCGGCCTTTCCCTGGCCCTTGCCCAGGGGAAGATCACGGTATGGACCCACTTCGGCGGCCCTGAGCTGGAGTGGCTCAAGGCCCAAGCCCAGGCCTACGAGAAGACCTCCGGCACCAAGGTGGAGGTGGTGGAGGTCCCCTTCGGGGACATCAAGCAGAAGTTCATCCTGGGGGCACCCCAGGGGCAGGCGGCAGACCTTTTGGTCTCCATCCCCCACGACTGGCTGGGGGAGATGGCCCAGGCGGGGGTGCTGGAGCCCATGGGCAAGTACGTGACGCAAAGCTACCTCTCGGATCTCCAAAGCGTGGCGGTGGAGGCCTTCACCTTCGGGGGCAAGCTCATGGGCCTTCCCGCCTTTGCCGAGAGCGTGGCCCTCATCTACAACAAGAAGTACGTCAAAGAACCCCCCAAGACCTGGGAGGAGTTCCTGTCCCTGGCCCAGAGGCTCACCACCGGCTCCACCTTTGGCTTCCTCTATAACATCGGCGACCCCTACTTCAACTTCGGCTTCTTCCGGGCCTTCGGGGCGGAAAACGTCTTCGCCAAGGACGCCAAGGGGAACCTGGACCCCTCCAAGCTCCTGATCGGCGGGGAAGTGGGGGAAAAGGCCTTAGGGTTCATCAAGGACCTCCGCTTCCGCTACAACCTGGTGCCCGAAGGGGTGGACTACGGGGTGGCGGACGGGGCCTTCAAGGATGGGGCCTTGGCCATGATCATCAACGGCCCCTGGGCCCTGGGGGACTACAAAAAGGCCAAGATCGACTTCGGCATCGCCCCCTTCCCCACCCCGCCCGGGGCCAAGAACCCCTGGGGTCCCTTCCTGGGGGTGCAGGGGGTGGTGGTGAACGCCTACTCCAAGAACAAGACCGCTGCGGTTAACTTCGCCAAGACCCTGGTCACCGGCAAGAACCTGGTTTCCTTCAACCAGGCGGGGGGTCGCATCCCCGTGTCCAAGAGCGCCGCCAAGACCCTGGAGAAGGATCCGGTGGTGGCGGGCTTTTCCAAGGTCTTCGCCCAGGGCACCCCCATGCCCAACATCCCCGAGATGGGCAAGGTCTGGGGCCCCTGGGCCAACGCCATCAGCCTGGCCATCCAGCGGCCCGACTCCAACATGAAGAAGATCGTGGAGGACATGGTGGCCGAGATCCGGAAGGCCATCGGCAGGTAG
- the rdgB gene encoding RdgB/HAM1 family non-canonical purine NTP pyrophosphatase: MRLVLATGNPGKVRELKEGLAPLGWTLLSLADFPLRLPKEEGSTFLENALLKAAYVAKATGLPALADDSGLEVPALGGEPGVYSARYGGRETDRERNVYLLERMRHLTGEGRKARFLAVLVLAYPDGHVEAYQGQVEGYILEAPRGEGGFGYDPLFYVPEAGKTFAEMTLEEKARYSHRGKAIKALLKAYEHGPPPREISKLE, translated from the coding sequence ATGCGCCTGGTATTGGCCACGGGCAACCCCGGAAAGGTGCGGGAGCTTAAGGAGGGCCTGGCCCCCTTGGGCTGGACCCTTCTTTCCCTGGCCGATTTTCCCCTGCGCCTGCCCAAGGAGGAGGGTTCCACCTTCCTGGAAAACGCCCTCCTCAAGGCCGCCTACGTGGCCAAAGCCACGGGGCTTCCCGCCCTGGCGGACGACTCGGGCCTCGAGGTGCCCGCCTTAGGGGGGGAACCCGGGGTCTACTCCGCCCGCTACGGGGGAAGGGAAACCGACCGGGAGCGGAACGTCTACCTCCTGGAGAGGATGCGCCACCTAACAGGGGAGGGGCGCAAGGCCCGCTTCCTGGCGGTGTTAGTCCTGGCCTACCCCGACGGGCATGTGGAAGCTTACCAGGGACAGGTGGAGGGGTACATCCTCGAGGCCCCTCGGGGGGAAGGGGGCTTCGGGTACGACCCCCTCTTTTACGTGCCCGAGGCGGGTAAGACCTTCGCGGAGATGACCCTGGAGGAAAAGGCCCGGTACTCCCACCGGGGAAAGGCCATAAAGGCCCTGCTCAAAGCCTACGAGCATGGACCTCCCCCCCGGGAGATCTCCAAGTTAGAATAA
- a CDS encoding TIGR00730 family Rossman fold protein: MPKKPLIDQLHHEDAWRLFRILAEFVEGFETLSEIEVPLVSVFGSARFGEGHPAYTLGYRLGRTLAEAGFGVVTGGGGGVMEAVNRGAYEAGGVSVGLNIELPHEQKPNPYQTHTLTLRYFFVRKVLFVRYAHAFIFLPGGFGTLDELSEVLVLIQTEKVHPFPVFALDRRYWQGLLSWLESLKDQGAIDPQDLALLTPLDSPEEVVRSLKGVS, from the coding sequence ATGCCCAAGAAGCCCTTGATAGACCAGCTTCACCACGAGGATGCCTGGCGGCTTTTCCGCATCCTGGCGGAGTTCGTGGAGGGATTTGAAACGCTTTCAGAGATAGAGGTGCCCCTGGTTTCCGTCTTCGGCTCGGCCCGCTTCGGGGAAGGCCATCCCGCCTATACCCTGGGCTACCGGTTAGGGAGGACCCTGGCGGAAGCCGGCTTCGGGGTGGTGACGGGCGGCGGGGGTGGGGTCATGGAGGCGGTCAACCGAGGGGCCTATGAGGCAGGGGGGGTGAGCGTGGGCCTGAACATCGAGCTCCCCCACGAGCAAAAGCCCAACCCTTACCAAACCCACACCCTCACCTTGCGCTATTTCTTCGTGCGCAAGGTCCTTTTCGTGCGCTACGCCCACGCCTTCATCTTCCTGCCCGGAGGGTTCGGCACCCTGGATGAGCTCTCAGAGGTCCTGGTCCTCATCCAGACGGAGAAGGTCCACCCCTTCCCCGTCTTCGCCCTGGACCGGAGGTACTGGCAAGGGCTTCTAAGCTGGCTGGAATCCCTAAAAGACCAAGGGGCCATCGATCCCCAAGACCTTGCCCTCCTTACCCCACTGGATTCCCCGGAAGAGGTGGTCCGGTCCCTTAAGGGAGTATCCTAA
- the murI gene encoding glutamate racemase — MKDPRRPIGVFDSGVGGLTVLSALRRALPQEDFFYFGDTARVPYGSKPLSMVRRFAWEIAGFLLRQGVKAIVVACNTASSAALPDLAEDLSVPVFGVLEPVAKAAQGYGKVGLIGTQATVESRAYERYVEVSWARACPLFVPLVEEGLWDDPVALLVARHYLEDAPQDLEALILGCTHYPFLKGTLAKVLPGVRLIDSAEATAEAVARGLKEEGLLNPEGRGRVVHFVTGDPESYRNLAERLGVRVEELRQVSLEEL, encoded by the coding sequence ATGAAGGACCCTAGGCGGCCCATCGGCGTATTTGACTCGGGGGTAGGGGGGCTTACGGTGCTTTCCGCCTTGCGCCGGGCCCTACCCCAGGAGGATTTTTTCTATTTCGGCGACACCGCCCGGGTACCCTACGGCAGCAAACCCCTTTCCATGGTGCGACGCTTTGCCTGGGAGATCGCGGGGTTTTTGCTCCGGCAAGGGGTCAAGGCCATCGTGGTGGCCTGCAACACGGCAAGCTCCGCGGCCCTTCCAGATCTGGCCGAGGATCTTTCGGTGCCCGTCTTCGGGGTGCTGGAACCCGTGGCCAAGGCCGCCCAGGGGTACGGCAAGGTGGGCCTCATCGGCACCCAGGCCACGGTGGAAAGCCGGGCCTACGAGCGCTACGTGGAGGTTTCCTGGGCCAGGGCCTGCCCCCTCTTCGTGCCCCTAGTGGAGGAAGGGCTCTGGGATGACCCCGTGGCCCTCTTGGTGGCCCGGCACTACCTGGAAGACGCCCCCCAGGACCTCGAGGCCCTGATCCTGGGCTGCACCCACTACCCCTTCCTGAAGGGCACCTTGGCCAAGGTCCTGCCCGGGGTGAGGCTCATCGACTCCGCCGAGGCCACGGCAGAGGCGGTGGCCAGAGGCCTGAAGGAGGAAGGGCTCCTAAACCCCGAGGGCCGAGGGCGAGTGGTGCACTTCGTCACGGGGGACCCGGAAAGCTACCGCAACCTGGCAGAGCGCCTGGGGGTAAGGGTGGAGGAGCTAAGGCAGGTCAGCCTGGAGGAGCTGTGA